A single genomic interval of Lathyrus oleraceus cultivar Zhongwan6 chromosome 7, CAAS_Psat_ZW6_1.0, whole genome shotgun sequence harbors:
- the LOC127102924 gene encoding uncharacterized protein LOC127102924: MTAKNVKTLEPSTAVKKPHSMTSMYIDPISIEPNVGVAKDYPVMPNVIEDVETSETDKEGSEGMIGDLVDKDEHSVEKKDQSTDIVNIEDLDSDDVPIVQRLAPGITKRLKNRKCQAIESSNTPSKSLRKRASVGPTKRWSKVVTHISKNKPLKRKEIPSESSDSDHDVGHNVQDIVSTTRKQAYGKKILTSIPEVPIDNIPFHSVENVEKWKFVYQIRLTLERELGKNAFKCKEVMSLIQEARLMKTVTRFGKCCEILVKEFIMNISKEFDNKRSKEFRKVYARGRCVDFSPEVINRFLGINEDEKAELEVSNNVICR; this comes from the exons ATGACTGCTAAAAATGTAAAAACTCTTGAACCCTCTACTGCTGTTAAGAAACCCCATTCTATGACTAGTATGTATATTGATCCCATTAGTATTGAACCCAATGTTGGTGTTGCTAAAGATTATCCTGTTATGCCAAATGTTATAGAAGATGTTGAAACCTCTGAAACCG ATAAAGAGGGGTCTGAAGGGATGATTGGTGATCTGGTTGACAAAGATGAACACTCTGTTGAGAAAAAGGATCAATCCACTGACATAGTAAATATAGAGGATCTGGACTCTGATGATGTACCCATCGTCCAAAGACTTGCTCCAGGAATAACTAAAAGATTGAAGAACAGAAAATGTCAAGCTATTGAATCCTCCAACACGCCCTCCAAATCTCTCAGGAAAAGAGCTAGTGTTGGCCCTACAAAAAGATGGAGCAAGGTTGTTACTCATATTTCTAAGAATAAACCCCTCAAGAGGAAGGAAATTCCTTCCGAGTCTAGTGATTCTGACCATGATGTCGGACACAATGTTCAGGACATCGTATCTACTACCAGAAAGCAAGCATATGGGAAGAAGATTCTAACAAGTATTCCTGAAGTTCCAATTGACAACATTCCCTTTCACTCTGTAGAGAATGTTGAGAAATGGAAATTTGTTTATCAAATAAGATTAACACTGGAAAGGGAACTGGGAAAAAATGCTTTTAAATGCAAAGAGGTGATGAGTCTGATTCAAGAGGCTAGATTAATGAAAACTGTAACTAGATTTGGCAAGTGTTGTGAAATACTTGTAAAAGAATTTATTATGAACATCTCTAAGGAATTTGATAATAAGAGGAGCAAAGAGTTTAGAAAAGTGTATGCCAGAGGAAGATGTGTGGATTTTTCTCCTGAAGTAATAAATAGGTTTTTGGGCATAAATGAAGATGAAAAAGCTGAATTAGAAGTCTCTAACAATGTTATCTGCAGATAG
- the LOC127105303 gene encoding probable glucan endo-1,3-beta-glucosidase A6: MDSLAIFFVCLLSLSSAKASSNIGVNYGVLGNNLPSPSRSIDLLTTMKAGLVKIYDANPDILRQLSTTKLKVSIMIPNNEIACIAANQSIADEWVKNNILPYYPKTLIRFLLVGNEVLSYNTEQGHKMWHDLVPAMRSIRRALRSQNIRDIKIGTPLAMDVLQTTFPPSSGTFRPEVRDSVIVPMLKFLQRTNSFFFIDVYPYFPWSQDPNNINLDYALFRGNFTSKDPGSGLIYRNLLDQMLDSLIFAMSKLGYSDIQLIISETGWPNSGDIEELGANIFNAAIYNRNLIQRMTAKPPIGTPARPGVPIPTFIFSLFDENQKPGPGTERHWGLLHTDGTPIYDLDLTGKKTITDFAPLQTTKNNVTYKGKAGCVAEEGSNILVMEIDRKCN, from the exons ATGGATTCTCTGGCTATATTTTTCGTCTGTTTACTTTCATTATCAA GTGCAAAAGCCAGTAGCAATATTGGTGTGAACTATGGTGTGCTTGGAAACAATCTACCCTCTCCATCTCGGTCCATTGATTTACTAACAACAATGAAAGCCGGCCTTGTGAAGATCTATGACGCCAACCCGGATATTCTACGGCAGTTATCAACCACAAAGCTCAAAGTTTCCATCATGATCCCAAACAATGAGATCGCGTGCATTGCTGCTAACCAAAGCATAGCAGATGAATGGGTGAAAAACAATATCCTCCCATACTACCCGAAAACCCTAATTCGCTTCTTACTTGTAGGAAATGAAGTGTTAAGCTACAATACAGAACAGGGTCACAAAATGTGGCATGATCTTGTCCCGGCAATGCGAAGCATTAGAAGAGCACTCAGATCTCAGAACATCAGAGACATCAAAATTGGTACCCCTTTAGCGATGGATGTCTTACAAACAACCTTCCCGCCATCGAGCGGCACATTCCGACCTGAAGTAAGAGACAGTGTGATAGTACCAATGCTTAAGTTCTTACAGAGAACCAATTCGTTTTTCTTCATTGATGTATACCCATATTTCCCATGGTCACAGGACCCAAACAATATTAACCTAGACTACGCTCTATTTAGGGGAAATTTCACCTCAAAAGACCCGGGTAGTGGCTTAATATACAGAAACTTGTTAGACCAAATGCTTGACTCGTTGATCTTTGCCATGTCAAAACTCGGGTACTCCGACATCCAGCTGATAATATCAGAAACAGGATGGCCAAACTCCGGCGACATAGAAGAACTTGGCGCAAACATTTTCAATGCAGCCATATACAATCGTAATCTAATCCAAAGAATGACAGCAAAACCACCCATAGGAACACCAGCTAGACCGGGAGTACCAATACCAACCTTCATCTTCTCACTTTTTGACGAAAATCAAAAGCCAGGACCTGGAACAGAACGACACTGGGGTTTGTTACACACAGACGGAACCCCAATTTATGATTTAGACTTAACAGGAAAAAAAACCATCACAGATTTTGCACCATTACAAACTACAAAGAACAATGTGACATACAAAGGAAAGGCAGGGTGTGTGGCAGAAGAAGGTTCAAACATTTTGGTAATGGAAATAGACAGAAAGTGCAATTAA
- the LOC127105306 gene encoding histone H3.2-like, which produces MARTKQTARKSTGGKAPRKQLATKAARKSAPATGGVKKPHRFRPGTVALREIRKYQKSTELLIRKLPFQRLVREIAQDFKTDLRFQSSAVSALQEAAEAYLVGLFEDTNLCAIHAKRVTIMPKDIQLARRIRGERA; this is translated from the coding sequence ATGGCACGAACCAAGCAAACTGCTCGCAAGTCCACCGGCGGCAAAGCACCAAGGAAGCAACTGGCAACCAAAGCTGCTCGCAAGTCTGCTCCGGCCACCGGAGGAGTGAAGAAGCCACATCGTTTCAGGCCAGGAACCGTCGCTCTCCGTGAGATCCGCAAGTACCAGAAGAGTACAGAGCTTTTGATCCGCAAACTTCCTTTCCAGCGTCTTGTTCGTGAGATCGCTCAAGATTTCAAGACTGACCTCCGTTTCCAGAGCTCCGCCGTGTCGGCACTCCAGGAAGCAGCCGAGGCTTACCTCGTTGGACTCTTTGAGGATACAAATCTCTGTGCAATTCACGCCAAGCGTGTCACTATCATGCCTAAGGATATCCAGCTCGCTAGGCGTATTAGAGGCGAGCGTGCTTGA